The Cryptococcus decagattii chromosome 1, complete sequence genome includes a region encoding these proteins:
- a CDS encoding gamma-glutamyltransferase, which produces MPPFTASTPEHDENAPLLASPSLEAGTSRPPTSPPPWQFWNHPPFRRVHFADNDQLVPPASASSESEISAEASEGYASVPKYPRPRLQHEENMGQWMLYCLLILAGMFLGALFSRSWLREGNPHDMPMVPPVWTLPPPTGLPRNDAYLVNATTAAVASEDVTCSNLGLSILQDKNGSAVDAAITTTLCIGLLNAFSSGIGGGGFMVVHVPETHKVNDQVLREIGYDGKLEDGRVVALDFRETSPSHCEKDTYGTHKAGRMAAQVGGLAIGVPGELRGLEAAHKLYGTLPWKDVVMPVAELAKGWRVSRELARRLRLFGEFMLSSPIWSAVYAPRGAMLVEGDFIQRLNYGKTLEKIAEQGASAFYQGEIAESSIKTIAKAGGVMTLDDLESFKALSYPAIHSTFMDKEIYTTSAPSSGGILLGLLNILEPLNITSDGGLKNPLNVHRFLEALKFAFGARSWVTDPAFANDKKRLEEVYTKEWADGIREKITDNETHSADYYGLQYDTPIDHGTTHLSAVDKWGGAASVTSTINLIWGSHVMDPKTGVIFNDEQDDFAVPGAPDAFGLWPSPWNYPAPGKKPLSSTSASIILNPAAHSSPSPPSSSSPSSSSSSSLYAVIGGSGGSRIFPSVAQVLINLFSGLDISESIEAYRVHNQIVPDLTTIEVGPEGADQGIVKALKERGHHVGEFDVNIGISEVQAIVVQDEHIFAASDSRKNGIAAGY; this is translated from the exons ATGCCGCCATTTACCGCCTCCACGCCAGAGCACGATGAGAATGCCCCCCTCCTTGCATCACCCAGCCTCGAGGCCGGCACTTCGCGGCCGCCGACGTCTCCCCCTCCATGGCAGTTTTGGAACCATCCACCGTTCCGCCGCGTACATTTCGCTGACAACGACCAGCTTGTTCCGCCGGCCTCTGCCAGTTCAGAAAGCGAAATCAGTGCAGAGGCAAGCGAAGGGTATGCCAGCGTTCCCAAGTATCCTCGTCCACGACTGCAGCACGAGGAGAACATGGGCCAGTGGATGTTGTACTGTCTGTTAATACTCGCCGGTATGTTTCTCGGGGCCCTGTTCTCCAGAAGCTGGTTGAGGGAAGGGAATCCCCACGATATGCCCATGGTACCTCCCGTGTGGACATTGCCTCCT CCCACTGGTCTCCCCAGGAACGATGCGTACCTTGTCAATGCTACAACGGCTGCCGTCGCTTCTGAGGATGTCACCTGTTCCAATCTCGGTCTTTCCATCTTGCAAGACAAGAATGGTTCGGCCGTTGATGCTGCCATCACTACAACGCTTTGTATCGGTCTCCTGAACGCCTTTTCTTCAGGTatcggtggtggtggcTTCATGGTTGTCCACGTGCCGGAGACGCACAAGGTAAACGATCAAGTTCTCCGTGAAATCGGGTATGATGGTAAGCTGGAGGATGGCCGGGTGGTTGCCTTGGACTTTAGAGAAACCAGTCCTTCCCATTGCGAGAAGGATACGTATGGGACTCACAAGGCGGGAAGAATGGCTGCGCAGGTCGGTGGTTTGGCTATCGGTGTTCCTGGAGAGCTTAGAGGGTTAGAGGCTG CCCACAAGCTTTATGGAACTTTACCTTGGAAGGATGTTGTCATGCCCGTTGCAGAACTGGCAAAGGGATGGCGGGTATCCCGTGAACTTGCCAGGCGTCTTCGT CTTTTCGGCGAGTTTATGCTCTCCTCGCCCATTTGGTCAGCAGTATATGCTCCCCGAGGAGCTATGCTTGTGGAAGGAGACTTTATCCAGCGGTTAAACTATGGCAAGACTTTGGAAAAGATTGCAGAACAAGGTGCTAGTGCATTTTATCAAGGCGAAATTGCAGAGAGCAGTATAAAGACCATTGCCAAGGCCGGTGGTGTCATGACCTTGGATGAT CTTGAATCATTCAAAGCGCTTTCTTACCCTGCGATTCACTCCACCTTTATGGACAAGGAGATTTACACCACCTCTGCGCCTTCCTCTGGCGGGATCCTGCTCGGATTGCTCAACATCCTTGAGCCGCTAAACATCACTTCCGACGGCGGCCTCAAAAACCCTCTCAACGTCCATCGTTTCCTCGAGGCGCTCAAATTCGCTTTTGGAGCTAGGTCATGGGTGACGGATCCCGCTTTTGCCAACGACAAGAAGAGGCTTGAAGAAGTTTACACCAAGGAATGGGCTGATGGGATTAGAGAAAAGATTACAGAT AATGAGACACACTCTGCCGATTATTATGGACTTCAGTACGACACCCCTATCGATCACGGAACGACGCATCTTAGCGCTGTAGACAAGTGGGGCGGGGCGGCAAGTGTTACCTCAACG ATCAATCTTATCTGGGGAAGCCATGTTATGGATCCCAAGACGGGTGTCATCTTCAACGACGAGCAGG ATGATTTTGCCGTCCCCGGAGCTCCTGATGCATTCGGTCTGTGGCCCAGTCCGTGGAACTACCCTGCACCCGGCAAAAA GCCACTATCCTCCACATCCGcctccatcatcctcaaccCTGCCGCAcactcttccccttctccaccatcatcgtcatctccatcatcatcatcttcatcttccttgtACGCAGTCATCGGCGGTTCAGGCGGCTCACGCATCTTCCCCTCCGTTGCCCAAGTCTTAatcaacctcttctccgGGCTCGATATCTCCGAATCGATTGAAGCGTACAGAGTACATAACCAGATCGTGCCGGATCTGACGACTATCGAAGTTGGGCCGGAGGGAGCGGATCAAGGTATTGTCAAGGcgttgaaggagaggggTCATCATGTTGGGGAGTTTGATGTGAATATTGGTATCTCTGAAG TGCAAGCGATTGTGGTACAGGATGAACATATCTTTGCCGCTAGTGATTCCAGGAAGAACGGTATAGCTGCGGGTTATTAA